Within Diospyros lotus cultivar Yz01 chromosome 15, ASM1463336v1, whole genome shotgun sequence, the genomic segment ccttaatcctgATGAACGATGTTTGAAAAAGACTAAATGTTCTCAACAAGATCGCTTTTATGTTTGAAATTTGGTTAAGTAATGTTCCAGGAACCTAAAACTCGCTTGTTCTTGTACTAGCTGCAAGTCATTTTGAAGCTTGGATATGttatccttaaataaaaatggctATTACTGAAAGTAGCCTTGAGTCTTACGCAATTGGTATTAAGCTAAATGAACCTGGATTTAGTTATGCAGAGAGGATTAACTATATCGCAGCATGACTAATACTGCTGTAGAATCATTCAGTATgttcagaattttttttaagtgcACTTCTAGCACCAATATTATTACAATCTCATTTTCGGTTTTTAGTATGTCAAGCTGATAGAAATGAGTCTAGCAAGATATGTCAAGCTCTTCGACCCTGACCCCTTTATGTGCAACCTTGTCTTGAACATGGATTGGAGGCACAAACAGAACCAAGGTGCATTAACAGAAACAGAACAAAAGTGCACGACAATCAAGAATAATGTGAGCTAAACACAATTACCAAGAGTCAGATACAAAACTTCCTAAAACGAAATTTATGGCACATCGTGAATTGTTGACCACAATCTCACAAAAAGTCTAAGCTATTACCAAACACATGTTAAAGTAATTTTGGCACTACCTTACTATAGTGTTTTCTTGATTCCAAATATACAATTGATTTTGTCATATAAAGGTGTAGACTGTAGAGTAATATACGACAGTTCTAAAAATTTGGAATTAAGCTGACCGCACGTAGTTTGTGGTGGATTAGAGTTAAAAGTCTGAAGGCACAAAGTTTAATGAGGCAGAAGAAAAGATGTTACGGTCCGTAAGAATGAAGCAGGCAAATTTAAGTAGGTTTCTATAATGCGGTTACCTGTACACAGTGACTAAGATGTATTGTTTACTTGGTGCTTTAAAGGTACTACCAttcattgtttatttatttattttttatatttgatttccACCATAAAAGTAGAAGAACGCGTTCAGGTTCCCCATCTAACTGTCATGGTTAATAATCTGTGCTTGCAGGCCTCAAACATCTAACGAATCTGAACCTGTGGCTCAAGTTGCTTAATTTGGCTGATTGCTCCAAGATCCCAGGAAAATTCCAGGAAGAGAATTCCGTGGATGCAACTCCAGAATTTAGGGTCTTTTGTGCATTTACTTTCTTTATAGGCTGTTGAATTTAACATATCCACAGTAGATCCTGTAACATTTGCTGAAAgattttgatttcatcttttggtgtttgacaGCAGGATgtgattttcttttccaaatagGCGCCAAGTGATCAAATGTTGCTTGTTTCCCTATTTTGACAATGCACATTTCAAGTTTAGAACCTAGAAGCCTTCTCCCTTGCAATGACTAAATGGAACGGAGTCAATAGTTGTAAAactaaatgttgaaaatgtgtTTATCTGGGATGGCTCCCAAGAAATTTGACGATGTATTTCTTCTACTCTTGAGGATTCATCTTCGTACAAGGATTCCGTGGCAACACATAACTAGTAGACTTTTAGGCCTTCATTTTTCTGTTCCATGCTTTTCTAGCACCCAGTAGTCTGCATAATCTGTGGACTTCCCTAGACATAATCTGTCTACTTAATACTATCTCTTTtagtcatcttcttctttggcctcAAGGAGACATACTCTACACGGCAACACCCATGCTCCCTTTAGCAACATAAAGGTAAGATACCATTTCAGGTCTCTAGTTTTATCACTATGAGGTTAGGTCAAATATCTTCTTATGGACCCTTTTGAGTTCCATAGTCTAAACAGAGGTAAAACTGTGAACAGAAGCAGCACCAGGAATTAAAGCGGCTACAATTTCAGGTACTACAGTGCTGAGCAAGTTAACATCTAGTAGCCTTAGACTCTGGGTCTTTTGGCCCAATGTTTCTTGCTCTCTAATTTTGGGTTATATTCTATGCATAACTCATGTCAAATTCTGTTGAACTTATTCCCAGGTGTAACTGAGGTTCCtgcaaggggggggggggggggggggggggggggggggagaaagaTAGAGATTCTCTACAAATGTTAAACTGAAGTACTCAGGTTTGTCCTAGGTCATCCATTCTCAGTAGAAAATGTCCTTTCTTACAGATAACATGCCAAATGAACTCTGCACATGATTTCACAATTGAGAAAGGGAGGGGGGAGGTACGGAGGGGGAGATAACATATATGTGAGCTCTTAGTGGAACTTGAGACTGGTCAAGACATTGTTGTTCACAGGGTCAGCCAAATGGTCCAGCAGATTCTGGAAAGGTCCTACTCCTGTCACCAGCCCCTGTACAAAGTAACCCAAGATGGCCAACATGGCCAACCTCCCATTCTTCACTTCTTTCAACTTCAAATCCTTCATGGCCTTCTCATCCTTCCCGAATCCCAGAGGGTTGAACAGTGGCCCTCCAGGGTACGCTGGGTCGCCTGAACCACCCAAAAACTTCTCCAGCCCCAGGAAGTATTGCTTCCCCATGGACCCTGGATTTGCCCAGTCCTGGAACCTCCTGTGCTCTGCAAATCCCATCAGTGCCATCTCCAGCACAAATAGCGTGTAAGGGTCTGCCCAGTAGTTGTAAGTCCCAGCTGGTGGGATCACACCGGTTTTGAACCATGGCAGGGCTGTTTCCGGTGGGATCAGGCCAAGCTTCCCAAGAATCTCAGGTGCAATGGCGCCTATAGCCCCCAACATGGCGTAGCGGCCATTGATGACCTCTCCGTAGGCCAGCCATCTTGGCTCGATGAAGCCTCCTGTTCCTTCTGGGTCTGAGAGGCCCAGAGGATCAAAACCATAGTCACCGGGCAAGCTGAATTGTCAAGAAAATATATCAGATTCTTGTTGCTTCATAAATGGCGGGGAAAGGGAAATATAATATGTTGTAGTTTCTACCTTCCATCCAAGTAGGAAAGGCTCTGCTTGGAGGCAAACCAGAGAGGTCTATCTGCTCCTTGCTGGAAATCAAATGCTCTTTTAGCCCCATAATTATAACACGTACATAAGAAGAATTACATGTgtaatatgtttgataaaataatcTGATTTTCATATACCTCACCTAAGTAAGATTAAAAACTTAagtttgttgttattgttgtgaATGGATGTGGAATTCACCtcatttaaaaacaataatcaTAAAGTTTTAATCCCATTAAATAGAGTCAGTTAAGAGAATTCTATATCTTTAATcatcatttgtatttatagtcgTATTCTTTTCAAGATCATATATCTTATGTCATGTTTAAGAGTTTCCCACCAAGTTTCctttattctctttctcttttgctacaaatttcaCTCATttaatggagagagagagatgcaccTTGACGGGGGGAGTAGAAGCAGCTCTAACAACAAAGGAGACCTTCCTAGAGTGGGAGTGAGTTGGCCTTCCTCCAAGAATCTGCCTGGCAGCCTCCACTGAAGAGGTGATGGAAGATGAAGAGGCCAGTGCTTGAGTTGCCATTGCTGGAACTTCTCCTCTGTTTGGCTGCTAACTGTCTTGACTGTGAAGAGGAAGAATGGTTCTAATATCTCTCCCCCTTGTGCAAACAATAAACACAAGGGCAAGTGCAGAAGCGCCAAGGCCAAGTTGTGCTGTGCCACaagctttgtgggccacaaggGAAGCCCTCTAGTTGTGGTGATTGTGGGACTTGCTCCATTTTCAGATCAGATTAGGATCTTGAGGTCCAATAAGAGTGCTCAAAATGGGGGAGGTTTTGGTCACATGGATAAGAGATTTTTCATTGCTTCCTTGGAAATAATcttggctgctgctgctgctgcctgcAGGTGCCACCTGGATGGACTCAGATTTCCCAAGTCCTTGAGAAATAATATAGAAATaatattactattttatttcttccttttttaaaagtaaaatgagTGAATCGGTCagattcatatttttttttttttttgtactttcatggttttttttttttttgacaactcaaatttttcatcattttaattGTACCCTATGTGTTATTGAGTAATTTAatccatatattttaatttttttttcttgtggcACTTCgaattttttattacttaaatTACACCCATAttgctatattttttaattaatttaactcttataatttgatgtatgaaaaaaaataaatatattttctttacacGTTAAAATATAggagttaaattgattcaaaaaaataaatataagtatataatcgaaataacaaaaaaattaaatatttacacacaaaaaaagtcaaaatataagagttaaattgaagtcaaaatataaatttaaaaatataatcaaaatagtaaaaagTAAAGTGGTAAAAAAAAACGTAAACATAAAGGTAAAATTATGAGTTTGGCCATTTTTAAACATAGAAAGCTCCTTTGtaaaataaaggtaaaattaaaaataaaaataattttccataGATCTTTGAGAAAGCCAGAAATCTCCTATATTTGGATGCAAAATGGCAGattgtataaattaaattaaaccattataatttacatattttcttaatGTAAATTTATCCTAAATTAGGACACTGTGCggtgattaatttttaaatttattttggttattaaataaaaaagaatgaacTGAAAGGTAAATTTGAAGAGCTCTTTGATATGATTTTATTCTTCAATTCAATGGTAttttaaaagcataaatttCAAGCACAACATAGTCTGGAAATAACCGATCAGGCCTCGGCCCGCCAAGGGCCCAATTTGTCGGGCTTCTGGcccaagaaaaattatatgtcaAGCATAATTCAATCCAGATAAGATCTAATCATCGAGCCTATAAGCCCAAAAGTCTGGGCTCGGGAGTCAAGATCCAAACTAAAGTATATACCAAGCCCACTGAACCTGGACaatattttcaacaaatggGCCCGATAGGCCCAAAATGTTCAAACCAAAGTTTAACTGAGCCCAATACAGATCCAATCAGTAACAGTAAGGCTCAAAATATTTGGGCCTCCGGCCCAAACAAAAGTATCCACTAACCAGCAACCGCCACCATTGCGCCGCCAAAACAACGGAGGATCATCGCAGGCAGATGAGCAGAGAGCGGTTGATTGATCAATTGCTTTAAGTAAAATGATAATCCGATTGCTGAGGAGGGAGAAGAGGACTTTCCAAGCTGTGTTCGCCGGAATCAGAAGGAAGCACACGGTGGTGATGAGCTTTGGGGATGGAATCCAAGGAGCACTGGGATTGCGGATCTCAGTTGCCGGTATCGGCGGCGACGCCTACGAGCCCACTCCCGTCCCGGGCCTACCTCCCGACGTCACCGCCATCAGCTGCGGCCACTACCACTCCCTCGCCCTCACTTCTCAGGGCGAGCTCTGGTCTTGGGGCCGCAATCGCGAAGCTCAGCTCGGCCGCGCCCTCCTCTCTCCTAGGtcttctctctcactctcaatcCCTGTATCACTTATCGATCCACGGGTATCTCTTTTGCTTTAGTTAATTCCATGAACGTTTGGGAGTATGATTAGGTGAAGTTTGGTGTTGGTTTATACTTTTTCAATTGCTTGGCAAACTAGAATACAGATTGAGGAATGGTGATACTTCATCTTTGCTAAACTAGGAACAACTTCAGCAGTGGGAGGTTAGAGAGTTTTCTTGCATTGATCTCTGTTTCACCTTTAAGCATACTCCACTTTGGCGTTGGAATTTTACCGTACACAGGGAAAGTATTAATATTTGAAGTTAGCGAGTGACTGAAACTGGTAGGCTTCACTTAGGTTTTGAGAGGTCTTGTGAGTTCTAAAATCACTGAAGGGTTACATGATGTTATTTGAGCTGCATTCCCTTATTATGCGCAATCTTGTAGGCACTAGGCATATATATTTCAGGCTTGACAGTCTTCTTGTATGGCTTAGCAAGCTAGAAGATGAATCACTTCTTGCAGCTTCAATTATTACTTGTTAAGCTTCTGCATGGAAAAAGATTTTCCGCAACCCAGCTTCATCATTTTGATCTTGAGGAAATACACATAATATCAGACAAGCTGTTGACTTTTCATTGAACCGTAACTCAAAATGCCTTTTTTTATGTAGCGTTGGTTGATCCCCTCGTCTTACACTGGTGACTACCATATCTTCTCATTGCCCTGGATATTGCTATCTTGGCACCTTATTGCCTCTAAAAGCTTTTATGagctttactttttttatttgtcaGGCCTTGTTTCATCTTTGGAATGCATCTACTATTAGCAATGGCCTTCTCACTAGAGCTTTGaaatatttcaagttctcaatgGTATTGTTGCTCCACCCCccgcccccccaaaaaaaaaatattaactctttaaaaaactgaataaaatgtaaaatcttGTCCACATTTGTTACTGTTAAATTATTGACAACTACCAATTCATTTAAAATCTTAAGCCATCAGAAAGAgagtaattttttctttcatattgTTGTTTTCCTCTTAACAATTGCCTTATGAAAAGAAAGGAGGAGATAGAAGGAAGGGGGCACATACAAAACATAGTAGCTGTACGTGTTGTTGATGAATAGAAGTTCACATGAAAGGAAACCTataaaggaaaatatatatcatcattaacTGCACCTTAACTAAGTTAAAGTTCTAACACCATCATCATATGAAAAAGTTTATTGAGATGgtagtgaatgaagataattgacaTGTTTGTATTCTATCACATAGTTGATTTTGCGCATGAAGgaatttatgtgtgtgtgtgtgtgtgtgtttcttctttttcatttcatgTGTCTAGTACCTGTTGAAATGAATCTCAGCTGTACTACATTAAGCAGTTACTATTTTATTTAGCTTTCTCAccaattataagaaaaataaagcttTCATACAGTTTGATTTTAGTCAGCTTCAGTTTGATGCTCCTTTGTTTTTATCTGTGCAATGATAGCGTGCCTCTCTCACAAAGTGATAGAACCCATAATTCTTTAATGTGCTATGGGATTTTGGCatgaaaattggaaaatgagtAACAGAAGTTCATGtctgatttcttttctttggttTCTGCCAGAGAACAATGGAATGAACCCAAGAGAGTAGATGGATTGGATCAAGTTAGAGTCCAAGCTGCATTTGCATCTGGTGTCATTACTACAGCCATTGGAGATGATGGCTCGTTGTGGGTGTGGGGGAAGTCCAAGCGTGGACAGCTTGGTCTTGGAAAGGGAATCACTGAGGCTGTTTCGCCTTCCAGAGTTGAAGCACTTGCAGGGAGAAGAGATTGTTAAGGTGGTTCTCAAATCACGCTTAAGGTAGAAAAATGTAGTACTTACTGTTTGTACTTATGTTGCAGTTGATCTGTGATTAGGATGTTTCACCTAAATTTTGTGGCTGTATAGCACATTTAGGGTCATTTTCCCGTAAGATGGATGTATCTTATATTAATCTTTGTCTCACAGGTTTCACTTGGTTGGGGGCATGCTCTGGCACAAACTAAAGACGGAAAATTATTTGGATGGGGTTATTCAGCAGATGGTAGATTAGGACAGACGGGAAAACCGTTGGAGTCAAATAGTGATATGTCAAAAGCAACAGAATTCTCTAGTTCAACTCTAGAAGCTGCTGAAAAGTTGGTTTTGGAAGCaattgagagggagaaagaCATGCCTATCATCTGGGAGCCCTCTTTAATTGAAGAACTGTGTGAGACTGAAGTTGTAGATGTGGCCTGTGGATTTGACCATTCACTAGTTCTTTGTTGTAAGTTCTAATTAAAAACGCATTAAGTTACATGACACGTGTATAGTTTCATTGAAGTGGATCTTGATGTTTTATTTCAGGTGATGGCACCCTCTTGAGCTGTGGGAGCAATGTATATGGCCAGTTGGGAAGAGCGAGTCAAGGTTTAGGAATGCTACCGGTTGACATAAGCACCCGCCCTGTTTCTATTGCATCAGGACTTGGTCATTCTCTGGCCATATGCCAGATTGCAAGCCCAGAGGGCACAGGAGATACCACCACAGGCATTGTTTCATGGGGCTGGAACCAGAGCTCTCAGCTGGGGAGGGAAGGCCCGGAGAACCTTCCCTTGTTGGTCGAGGACTTGACCGGGGAAACCCCCATTTCTGTATCAGGAGGCCGCGTACACTCCATCGCGTTGACAGCGAGAGGAGAAGCATGGGCTTGGGGCAGTGGTAAAAATGGGAGGCTTGGTTTAGGTAGTTCCATTGATGAAGCTGAACCAAAGTTGGTTGAATATTTGGAAGGTTATGAGGTTTTACAAGTTGCATCAGGTTTTGATCACAATCTTGTCCTGGTTGCTGGATGATACAGTTATGAGTCTGCTTGACAATCACACCGTATATTTCGCTGGCTATTCTATGGTGGATTTTACAAGTTGTCAGCACTGTCATATCCAATTGTGTTTCTCTCATCTTCTAGGTCATGGTAGAATTTGCAGTGATGGAGTAGTAGGTAGCCAGCCTGGTATAATCCTAACCCAT encodes:
- the LOC127792148 gene encoding chlorophyll a-b binding protein 8, chloroplastic, which translates into the protein MATQALASSSSITSSVEAARQILGGRPTHSHSRKVSFVVRAASTPPVKQGADRPLWFASKQSLSYLDGSLPGDYGFDPLGLSDPEGTGGFIEPRWLAYGEVINGRYAMLGAIGAIAPEILGKLGLIPPETALPWFKTGVIPPAGTYNYWADPYTLFVLEMALMGFAEHRRFQDWANPGSMGKQYFLGLEKFLGGSGDPAYPGGPLFNPLGFGKDEKAMKDLKLKEVKNGRLAMLAILGYFVQGLVTGVGPFQNLLDHLADPVNNNVLTSLKFH
- the LOC127791430 gene encoding LOW QUALITY PROTEIN: ultraviolet-B receptor UVR8 (The sequence of the model RefSeq protein was modified relative to this genomic sequence to represent the inferred CDS: substituted 1 base at 1 genomic stop codon), which translates into the protein MIIRLLRREKRTFQAVFAGIRRKHTVVMSFGDGIQGALGLRISVAGIGGDAYEPTPVPGLPPDVTAISCGHYHSLALTSQGELWSWGRNREAQLGRALLSPREQWNEPKRVDGLDQVRVQAAFASGVITTAIGDDGSLWVWGKSKRGQLGLGKGITEAVSPSRVEALAGRRDCXGGSQITLKVSLGWGHALAQTKDGKLFGWGYSADGRLGQTGKPLESNSDMSKATEFSSSTLEAAEKLVLEAIEREKDMPIIWEPSLIEELCETEVVDVACGFDHSLVLCCDGTLLSCGSNVYGQLGRASQGLGMLPVDISTRPVSIASGLGHSLAICQIASPEGTGDTTTGIVSWGWNQSSQLGREGPENLPLLVEDLTGETPISVSGGRVHSIALTARGEAWAWGSGKNGRLGLGSSIDEAEPKLVEYLEGYEVLQVASGFDHNLVLVAG